From Gallus gallus isolate bGalGal1 chromosome 14, bGalGal1.mat.broiler.GRCg7b, whole genome shotgun sequence, one genomic window encodes:
- the POLR3K gene encoding DNA-directed RNA polymerase III subunit RPC10 — MLLFCPACGNVLVAEEGPRCHRFACTTCPYVRNVTRKVSSRKYPRLKEVDDVLGGAAAWENVDSTAEPCPKCEHPRAYFMQIQTRSADEPMTTFYKCCNAQCGHRWRD, encoded by the exons ATGCTGCTCTTCTGCCCGGCGTGCGGCAACGTTCTGGTGGCCGAGGAGGGGCCGCGCTGCCACCGCTTCGCCTGCACCACCTGTCCGTACGTGCGGAACGTGACGCGGAAG GTGAGCAGCAGGAAATACCCGCGGCTGAAGGAGGTGGACGACGTGCTGGGCGGGGCGGCGGCGTGGGAGAACGTGGACTCCACCGCAG AGCCGTGTCCCAAGTGCGAGCATCCCCGCGCCTACTTCATGCAGATCCAGACGCGCTCGGCCGACGAACCCATGACCACGTTCTATAAGTGCTGCAACGCGCAGTGCGGGCACCGCTGGCGCGACTGA
- the SNRNP25 gene encoding U11/U12 small nuclear ribonucleoprotein 25 kDa protein: MAEAEEELLAHADVLELFQAALARLVQDPLLCDLPPQVTPEEIGSQVALEYGQAMTVRVCKADGESMPVVVVQNASVLDLKKALRRHVQLRQARRGGVQHLSWKYIWRTYHLTYAGEKLADDRKKLREYGIRNRDEVSFIKKLRK; the protein is encoded by the exons ATGGCGGAGGCcgaggaggagctgctggcgcACGCCGATGTGCTCGAGCTGTTCCAGGCGGCGCTGGCGCGGCTCGTGCAGGACCCGCTGCTCTGCGACCTCCCGCCGCAg GTGACGCCGGAGGAGATCGGCTCTCAAGTGGCGCTGGAGTACGGGCAGGCCATGACGGTGCGCGTCTGCAAGGCGGACGGCGAGAGCATGC CTGTGGTGGTGGTGCAGAACGCGTCGGTGCTGGACCTGAAGAAGGCGCTGCGGCGGCACGTGCAGCTCCGGCaggcgcggcggggcggcgtGCAGCACCTCAGCTG GAAGTACATCTGGAGGACGTACCACCTCACTTACGCCGGGGAGAAGCTGGCGGACGACAGAAAGAAGCTGAGAGA GTATGGCATCAGGAACCGGGATGAGGTCAGCTTCATCAAGAAACTCCGGAAGTGA
- the RHBDF1 gene encoding inactive rhomboid protein 1 isoform X1, translating to MSEARHDSTSSLQRKKPPWLKLDIPVPMPVSVPEEPVQPTRRQAFLRSVSMPADNSRVPSLPHEVRRPVLQRQTSITQTIKSRQVRFQRSQTLPVQGNRVGRSSLRKRQSLPRSFFRGTADWFGVSKDSDATQKWQRKSLRHCSLRYGKLKPQVIREMDLPSQDNISLTSTETPPPLYVGPCQLGMQKIIDPLARGRAFRMADDNDGYSIPHTPITPGATSLCSFTSSRSGFNRLPRRRKRESVAKMSFRAAAALVKGRSVKDSTLRRAQRRSFTPASFMEEDTVDFPDELDTSFFAREGVLHEELSTYPDEVFESPSEAAVKDTEVKPLDQTDLTGGALDKNELERSHLLLPLERGWRKQKDGGLAQPKVRLRQEVVSVSPQKRGQRIAVPVRKLFAKEKRPYGLGMVGKLTNRTYRKRIDSYVKRQIEDMDDHRPFFTYWVTFVHSLITILAVCIYGIAPVGFSQHETVDSVLRNRGVYENVKYVQQENFWIGPSSEALIHLGAKFSPCMRQDQQVHSFIKAKREKEKHSACCVRNDKSGCVQTSEEECSSTLAVWVKWPHHSSTPMLAGSKRQFGSVCHQDPRVCEQPASMEPHEWPDDITKWPICTKNSAGNYTNHLHMDCVITGRPCCIGTKGRCEITSREYCEFMRGYFHEEATLCSQVHCMDDVCGLLPFLNPEVPDQFYRLWLSLFLHAGILHCLVSVCFQMTILRDLEKLAGWHRISIIYLLSGITGNLASAIFLPYRAEVGPAGSQFGILACLFVELFQSWQILARPWRAFFKLLAVVLFLFAFGLLPWIDNFAHISGFISGFFLSFAFLPYISFGKFDLYRKRCQIIVFQLIFIALFSGLVILFYFYPIKCEWCEFLTCIPFTDKFCEKYDLDAQLH from the exons ATGTCGGAGGCACGGCATGACAGCACGAGCAGTTTACAGCGGAAGAAGCCACCATGGTTAAAATTGGACATCCCGGTGCCGATGCCCGTGTCGGTGCCAGAAGAGCCGGTGCAG cCAACAAGACGCCAGGCCTTTCTACGAAGCGTGAGCATGCCTGCTGACAACAGCCGTGTGCCCTCCTTGCCTCATGAGGTGAGGAGACCGGTGCTACAACGACAGACCTCAATCACCCAGACCATCAAGAG cagaCAGGTACGGTTTCAAAGGAGTCAGACCCTGCCTGTTCAGGGGAACCGGGTGGGCAGGAGTTCCCTGAGAAAGCGGCAGTCCCTGCCCCGATCGTTTTTCAG AGGCACAGCTGACTGGTTTGGAGTAAGCAAAGACAGTGATGCTACACAGAAATGGCAGAGAAAGAGCCTTCGCCACTGCAGCCTGCGGTATGGGAAGCTGAAACCTCAGGTCATCCGGGAAATGGACTTGCCCAGTCAGGACAATATTTCTCTAACAAGCACAGAAACCCCCCCTCCACTATACGTTGGGCCCTGCCAGCTGGGCATGCAGAAG ATCATAGACCCTTTGGCCCGCGGCCGAGCTTTCCGAATGGCTGACGACAATGATGGCTACAGCATCCCCCACACACCCATCACACCAGGAGCCACGTCACTCTGCTCCTTCACCAGCTCACGCTCGGGCTTCAATCGCCTCCCACGACGGCGGAAACGGGAATCTGTTGCCAAAATGAGCTTCCGAGCAGCTGCGGCTCTGGTGAAG GGTCGCTCTGTGAAGGACAGCACACTGAGGAGAGCTCAGCGGCGCAGCTTCACCCCAGCAAGCTTCATGGAGGAGGATACAGTGGATTTTCCAGATGAGCTCGacacttctttctttgctcGG GAAGGAGTCCTTCATGAGGAGCTCTCTACTTACCCGGATGAGGTGTTTGAGTCGCCATCAGAAGCTGCGGTCAAAGATACTGAAGTGAAACCTCTAGATCAGACAGATCTCACAGGAGGTGCCCTGGACAAAAATGAGCTTGAAAGAAGCCACTTGCTACT CCCACTGGAGCGAGgctggagaaaacagaaggacgggggcctggcacagcccAAAGTCCGCTTGCGGCAGGAGGTGGTGAGCGTCAGCCCACAGAAGCGTGGCCAACGCATCGCCGTCCCGGTCAGGAAGCTTTTCGCCAAGGAGAAGCGGCCCTACGGCCTGGGGATGGTGGGGAAGCTGACAAACCGTACCTACCGCAAGCGCATTGACAGCTATGTGAAGCGGCAGATTGAGGACATGGATGACCACAG GCCCTTCTTCACGTACTGGGTCACCTTTGTGCATTCGCTCATCACCATCCTTGCTGTGTGCATCTATGGCATTGCCCCTGTGGGGTTCTCACAACATGAAACTGTTGATTCA GTTTTGCGAAACAGAGGGGTTTATGAAAATGTCAAATACGTTCAGCAGGAAAACTTCTGGATCGGCCCCAGTTCA GAGGCCCTGATCCACCTGGGGGCCAAGTTCTCACCATGCATGAGGCAGGACCAGCAAGTGCACAGCTTCATTAAGGCCAAGCGTGAGAAGGAGAAGCACTCAGCATGCTGTGTACGAAATGACAAGTCCGGTTGCGTGCAGACTTCAGAGGAGGAGTGCTCA TCCACCCTGGCTGTGTGGGTGAAGTGGCCCCACCACTCCAGCACACCAATGCTGGCAGGAAGCAAGAGGCAATTTGGGTCTGTTTGTCATCAGGACCCCAG GGTGTGTGAGCAGCCAGCCTCGATGGAGCCACACGAGTGGCCAGACGACATCACCAAATGGCCG ATCTGCACAAAAAACAGTGCTGGGAATTACACAAACCACCTTCACATGGACTGCGTGATTACAGGCAGGCCCTGCTGCATTGGGACCAAAGGAAG gtgTGAAATAACTTCCCGGGAGTATTGTGAATTTATGCGGGGCTATTTCCACGAGGAGGCAACACTTTGTTCTCAG GTTCACTGCATGGATGATGTCTGTGGACTCCTCCCTTTCCTAAATCCAGAGGTCCCTGACCAGTTCTACCGTCTCTGGCTCTCACTTTTCCTACACGCTGG GATCCTGCACTGTCTGGTTTCAGTCTGTTTCCAAATGACGATCCTGCGGGACCTAGAGAAGCTGGCAGGATGGCACCGCATCTCTATCATCTACCTGCTCAGTGGCATCACTGGGAACCTTGCCAGTGCAATATTTCTACCCTACAGAGCAGAG GTTGGCCCTGCAGGATCCCAGTTTGGGATTCTGGCTTGTCTCTTTGTGGAGCTCTTCCAGAGTTGGCAAATCCTGGCACGGCCGTGGAGGGCTTTCTTCAAACTGCTGGCTGTGGtgctctttctttttgcctttggcCTCCTGCCTTGGATTGATAATTTTGCTCACATTTCAGGATTCATCAGTggtttcttcctctcctttgcCTTCCTGCCCTACATTAGCTTCGGGAAGTTCGATTTGTATAGGAAGCGATGCCAAATTATTGTTTTCCAGCTCATCTTCATTGCACTCTTCTCAGGACTTGTGATTCTGTTCTATTTCTACCCCATCAAGTGCGAGTGGTGCGAGTTCCTCACTTGTATACCATTCACGGACAAATTCTGCGAGAAATACGACCTGGAtgcacagcttcactga
- the RHBDF1 gene encoding inactive rhomboid protein 1 isoform X3, with translation MSEARHDSTSSLQRKKPPWLKLDIPVPMPVSVPEEPVQPTRRQAFLRSVSMPADNSRVPSLPHEVRRPVLQRQTSITQTIKRGTADWFGVSKDSDATQKWQRKSLRHCSLRYGKLKPQVIREMDLPSQDNISLTSTETPPPLYVGPCQLGMQKIIDPLARGRAFRMADDNDGYSIPHTPITPGATSLCSFTSSRSGFNRLPRRRKRESVAKMSFRAAAALVKGRSVKDSTLRRAQRRSFTPASFMEEDTVDFPDELDTSFFAREGVLHEELSTYPDEVFESPSEAAVKDTEVKPLDQTDLTGGALDKNELERSHLLLPLERGWRKQKDGGLAQPKVRLRQEVVSVSPQKRGQRIAVPVRKLFAKEKRPYGLGMVGKLTNRTYRKRIDSYVKRQIEDMDDHRPFFTYWVTFVHSLITILAVCIYGIAPVGFSQHETVDSVLRNRGVYENVKYVQQENFWIGPSSEALIHLGAKFSPCMRQDQQVHSFIKAKREKEKHSACCVRNDKSGCVQTSEEECSSTLAVWVKWPHHSSTPMLAGSKRQFGSVCHQDPRVCEQPASMEPHEWPDDITKWPICTKNSAGNYTNHLHMDCVITGRPCCIGTKGRCEITSREYCEFMRGYFHEEATLCSQVHCMDDVCGLLPFLNPEVPDQFYRLWLSLFLHAGILHCLVSVCFQMTILRDLEKLAGWHRISIIYLLSGITGNLASAIFLPYRAEVGPAGSQFGILACLFVELFQSWQILARPWRAFFKLLAVVLFLFAFGLLPWIDNFAHISGFISGFFLSFAFLPYISFGKFDLYRKRCQIIVFQLIFIALFSGLVILFYFYPIKCEWCEFLTCIPFTDKFCEKYDLDAQLH, from the exons ATGTCGGAGGCACGGCATGACAGCACGAGCAGTTTACAGCGGAAGAAGCCACCATGGTTAAAATTGGACATCCCGGTGCCGATGCCCGTGTCGGTGCCAGAAGAGCCGGTGCAG cCAACAAGACGCCAGGCCTTTCTACGAAGCGTGAGCATGCCTGCTGACAACAGCCGTGTGCCCTCCTTGCCTCATGAGGTGAGGAGACCGGTGCTACAACGACAGACCTCAATCACCCAGACCATCAAGAG AGGCACAGCTGACTGGTTTGGAGTAAGCAAAGACAGTGATGCTACACAGAAATGGCAGAGAAAGAGCCTTCGCCACTGCAGCCTGCGGTATGGGAAGCTGAAACCTCAGGTCATCCGGGAAATGGACTTGCCCAGTCAGGACAATATTTCTCTAACAAGCACAGAAACCCCCCCTCCACTATACGTTGGGCCCTGCCAGCTGGGCATGCAGAAG ATCATAGACCCTTTGGCCCGCGGCCGAGCTTTCCGAATGGCTGACGACAATGATGGCTACAGCATCCCCCACACACCCATCACACCAGGAGCCACGTCACTCTGCTCCTTCACCAGCTCACGCTCGGGCTTCAATCGCCTCCCACGACGGCGGAAACGGGAATCTGTTGCCAAAATGAGCTTCCGAGCAGCTGCGGCTCTGGTGAAG GGTCGCTCTGTGAAGGACAGCACACTGAGGAGAGCTCAGCGGCGCAGCTTCACCCCAGCAAGCTTCATGGAGGAGGATACAGTGGATTTTCCAGATGAGCTCGacacttctttctttgctcGG GAAGGAGTCCTTCATGAGGAGCTCTCTACTTACCCGGATGAGGTGTTTGAGTCGCCATCAGAAGCTGCGGTCAAAGATACTGAAGTGAAACCTCTAGATCAGACAGATCTCACAGGAGGTGCCCTGGACAAAAATGAGCTTGAAAGAAGCCACTTGCTACT CCCACTGGAGCGAGgctggagaaaacagaaggacgggggcctggcacagcccAAAGTCCGCTTGCGGCAGGAGGTGGTGAGCGTCAGCCCACAGAAGCGTGGCCAACGCATCGCCGTCCCGGTCAGGAAGCTTTTCGCCAAGGAGAAGCGGCCCTACGGCCTGGGGATGGTGGGGAAGCTGACAAACCGTACCTACCGCAAGCGCATTGACAGCTATGTGAAGCGGCAGATTGAGGACATGGATGACCACAG GCCCTTCTTCACGTACTGGGTCACCTTTGTGCATTCGCTCATCACCATCCTTGCTGTGTGCATCTATGGCATTGCCCCTGTGGGGTTCTCACAACATGAAACTGTTGATTCA GTTTTGCGAAACAGAGGGGTTTATGAAAATGTCAAATACGTTCAGCAGGAAAACTTCTGGATCGGCCCCAGTTCA GAGGCCCTGATCCACCTGGGGGCCAAGTTCTCACCATGCATGAGGCAGGACCAGCAAGTGCACAGCTTCATTAAGGCCAAGCGTGAGAAGGAGAAGCACTCAGCATGCTGTGTACGAAATGACAAGTCCGGTTGCGTGCAGACTTCAGAGGAGGAGTGCTCA TCCACCCTGGCTGTGTGGGTGAAGTGGCCCCACCACTCCAGCACACCAATGCTGGCAGGAAGCAAGAGGCAATTTGGGTCTGTTTGTCATCAGGACCCCAG GGTGTGTGAGCAGCCAGCCTCGATGGAGCCACACGAGTGGCCAGACGACATCACCAAATGGCCG ATCTGCACAAAAAACAGTGCTGGGAATTACACAAACCACCTTCACATGGACTGCGTGATTACAGGCAGGCCCTGCTGCATTGGGACCAAAGGAAG gtgTGAAATAACTTCCCGGGAGTATTGTGAATTTATGCGGGGCTATTTCCACGAGGAGGCAACACTTTGTTCTCAG GTTCACTGCATGGATGATGTCTGTGGACTCCTCCCTTTCCTAAATCCAGAGGTCCCTGACCAGTTCTACCGTCTCTGGCTCTCACTTTTCCTACACGCTGG GATCCTGCACTGTCTGGTTTCAGTCTGTTTCCAAATGACGATCCTGCGGGACCTAGAGAAGCTGGCAGGATGGCACCGCATCTCTATCATCTACCTGCTCAGTGGCATCACTGGGAACCTTGCCAGTGCAATATTTCTACCCTACAGAGCAGAG GTTGGCCCTGCAGGATCCCAGTTTGGGATTCTGGCTTGTCTCTTTGTGGAGCTCTTCCAGAGTTGGCAAATCCTGGCACGGCCGTGGAGGGCTTTCTTCAAACTGCTGGCTGTGGtgctctttctttttgcctttggcCTCCTGCCTTGGATTGATAATTTTGCTCACATTTCAGGATTCATCAGTggtttcttcctctcctttgcCTTCCTGCCCTACATTAGCTTCGGGAAGTTCGATTTGTATAGGAAGCGATGCCAAATTATTGTTTTCCAGCTCATCTTCATTGCACTCTTCTCAGGACTTGTGATTCTGTTCTATTTCTACCCCATCAAGTGCGAGTGGTGCGAGTTCCTCACTTGTATACCATTCACGGACAAATTCTGCGAGAAATACGACCTGGAtgcacagcttcactga
- the RHBDF1 gene encoding inactive rhomboid protein 1 isoform X2 — protein MSEARHDSTSSLQRKKPPWLKLDIPVPMPVSVPEEPVQPTRRQAFLRSVSMPADNSRVPSLPHEVRRPVLQRQTSITQTIKRQVRFQRSQTLPVQGNRVGRSSLRKRQSLPRSFFRGTADWFGVSKDSDATQKWQRKSLRHCSLRYGKLKPQVIREMDLPSQDNISLTSTETPPPLYVGPCQLGMQKIIDPLARGRAFRMADDNDGYSIPHTPITPGATSLCSFTSSRSGFNRLPRRRKRESVAKMSFRAAAALVKGRSVKDSTLRRAQRRSFTPASFMEEDTVDFPDELDTSFFAREGVLHEELSTYPDEVFESPSEAAVKDTEVKPLDQTDLTGGALDKNELERSHLLLPLERGWRKQKDGGLAQPKVRLRQEVVSVSPQKRGQRIAVPVRKLFAKEKRPYGLGMVGKLTNRTYRKRIDSYVKRQIEDMDDHRPFFTYWVTFVHSLITILAVCIYGIAPVGFSQHETVDSVLRNRGVYENVKYVQQENFWIGPSSEALIHLGAKFSPCMRQDQQVHSFIKAKREKEKHSACCVRNDKSGCVQTSEEECSSTLAVWVKWPHHSSTPMLAGSKRQFGSVCHQDPRVCEQPASMEPHEWPDDITKWPICTKNSAGNYTNHLHMDCVITGRPCCIGTKGRCEITSREYCEFMRGYFHEEATLCSQVHCMDDVCGLLPFLNPEVPDQFYRLWLSLFLHAGILHCLVSVCFQMTILRDLEKLAGWHRISIIYLLSGITGNLASAIFLPYRAEVGPAGSQFGILACLFVELFQSWQILARPWRAFFKLLAVVLFLFAFGLLPWIDNFAHISGFISGFFLSFAFLPYISFGKFDLYRKRCQIIVFQLIFIALFSGLVILFYFYPIKCEWCEFLTCIPFTDKFCEKYDLDAQLH, from the exons ATGTCGGAGGCACGGCATGACAGCACGAGCAGTTTACAGCGGAAGAAGCCACCATGGTTAAAATTGGACATCCCGGTGCCGATGCCCGTGTCGGTGCCAGAAGAGCCGGTGCAG cCAACAAGACGCCAGGCCTTTCTACGAAGCGTGAGCATGCCTGCTGACAACAGCCGTGTGCCCTCCTTGCCTCATGAGGTGAGGAGACCGGTGCTACAACGACAGACCTCAATCACCCAGACCATCAAGAG aCAGGTACGGTTTCAAAGGAGTCAGACCCTGCCTGTTCAGGGGAACCGGGTGGGCAGGAGTTCCCTGAGAAAGCGGCAGTCCCTGCCCCGATCGTTTTTCAG AGGCACAGCTGACTGGTTTGGAGTAAGCAAAGACAGTGATGCTACACAGAAATGGCAGAGAAAGAGCCTTCGCCACTGCAGCCTGCGGTATGGGAAGCTGAAACCTCAGGTCATCCGGGAAATGGACTTGCCCAGTCAGGACAATATTTCTCTAACAAGCACAGAAACCCCCCCTCCACTATACGTTGGGCCCTGCCAGCTGGGCATGCAGAAG ATCATAGACCCTTTGGCCCGCGGCCGAGCTTTCCGAATGGCTGACGACAATGATGGCTACAGCATCCCCCACACACCCATCACACCAGGAGCCACGTCACTCTGCTCCTTCACCAGCTCACGCTCGGGCTTCAATCGCCTCCCACGACGGCGGAAACGGGAATCTGTTGCCAAAATGAGCTTCCGAGCAGCTGCGGCTCTGGTGAAG GGTCGCTCTGTGAAGGACAGCACACTGAGGAGAGCTCAGCGGCGCAGCTTCACCCCAGCAAGCTTCATGGAGGAGGATACAGTGGATTTTCCAGATGAGCTCGacacttctttctttgctcGG GAAGGAGTCCTTCATGAGGAGCTCTCTACTTACCCGGATGAGGTGTTTGAGTCGCCATCAGAAGCTGCGGTCAAAGATACTGAAGTGAAACCTCTAGATCAGACAGATCTCACAGGAGGTGCCCTGGACAAAAATGAGCTTGAAAGAAGCCACTTGCTACT CCCACTGGAGCGAGgctggagaaaacagaaggacgggggcctggcacagcccAAAGTCCGCTTGCGGCAGGAGGTGGTGAGCGTCAGCCCACAGAAGCGTGGCCAACGCATCGCCGTCCCGGTCAGGAAGCTTTTCGCCAAGGAGAAGCGGCCCTACGGCCTGGGGATGGTGGGGAAGCTGACAAACCGTACCTACCGCAAGCGCATTGACAGCTATGTGAAGCGGCAGATTGAGGACATGGATGACCACAG GCCCTTCTTCACGTACTGGGTCACCTTTGTGCATTCGCTCATCACCATCCTTGCTGTGTGCATCTATGGCATTGCCCCTGTGGGGTTCTCACAACATGAAACTGTTGATTCA GTTTTGCGAAACAGAGGGGTTTATGAAAATGTCAAATACGTTCAGCAGGAAAACTTCTGGATCGGCCCCAGTTCA GAGGCCCTGATCCACCTGGGGGCCAAGTTCTCACCATGCATGAGGCAGGACCAGCAAGTGCACAGCTTCATTAAGGCCAAGCGTGAGAAGGAGAAGCACTCAGCATGCTGTGTACGAAATGACAAGTCCGGTTGCGTGCAGACTTCAGAGGAGGAGTGCTCA TCCACCCTGGCTGTGTGGGTGAAGTGGCCCCACCACTCCAGCACACCAATGCTGGCAGGAAGCAAGAGGCAATTTGGGTCTGTTTGTCATCAGGACCCCAG GGTGTGTGAGCAGCCAGCCTCGATGGAGCCACACGAGTGGCCAGACGACATCACCAAATGGCCG ATCTGCACAAAAAACAGTGCTGGGAATTACACAAACCACCTTCACATGGACTGCGTGATTACAGGCAGGCCCTGCTGCATTGGGACCAAAGGAAG gtgTGAAATAACTTCCCGGGAGTATTGTGAATTTATGCGGGGCTATTTCCACGAGGAGGCAACACTTTGTTCTCAG GTTCACTGCATGGATGATGTCTGTGGACTCCTCCCTTTCCTAAATCCAGAGGTCCCTGACCAGTTCTACCGTCTCTGGCTCTCACTTTTCCTACACGCTGG GATCCTGCACTGTCTGGTTTCAGTCTGTTTCCAAATGACGATCCTGCGGGACCTAGAGAAGCTGGCAGGATGGCACCGCATCTCTATCATCTACCTGCTCAGTGGCATCACTGGGAACCTTGCCAGTGCAATATTTCTACCCTACAGAGCAGAG GTTGGCCCTGCAGGATCCCAGTTTGGGATTCTGGCTTGTCTCTTTGTGGAGCTCTTCCAGAGTTGGCAAATCCTGGCACGGCCGTGGAGGGCTTTCTTCAAACTGCTGGCTGTGGtgctctttctttttgcctttggcCTCCTGCCTTGGATTGATAATTTTGCTCACATTTCAGGATTCATCAGTggtttcttcctctcctttgcCTTCCTGCCCTACATTAGCTTCGGGAAGTTCGATTTGTATAGGAAGCGATGCCAAATTATTGTTTTCCAGCTCATCTTCATTGCACTCTTCTCAGGACTTGTGATTCTGTTCTATTTCTACCCCATCAAGTGCGAGTGGTGCGAGTTCCTCACTTGTATACCATTCACGGACAAATTCTGCGAGAAATACGACCTGGAtgcacagcttcactga